A genomic segment from Rhodospirillum centenum SW encodes:
- a CDS encoding ATP-binding protein, whose product MRTATVGTERSPLRRIALVTVACLLAFGAGTWVAARHDAGLDLIRSDADRAATIERTISAMREALRDLETGERGYLGSLDPSRLELARRGHETLDALAADLEASLDGRPGQQEQAAEIPVLTDRQAAVFEAAAALARAGRLTDALATFDGEGDRSSIHAIHGRLDSLLADAHEHLRNRQTEAVTYAELLVDWLSAGVALSGLGFAVAVAVLLTARRQGRELAAAQRRAAEAEERLRAALDAMPDGFVVYDAEDRLVTWNDRFLERYPSLRGVPALKGMRFEDLLRIFIANREIGDPEAYDDTERWIAERLAWRRSADGRAFERLTAHGHWLRVSEHPISTGGVLSLATDITAQKMREEELRRALEDVDEARREAELQAAEMVALAEELAAARTRADEARAESEAANRAKSDFVAVMSHEVRTPLNALLGFADLLLQTPLTAEQREWVTLQREAGEALLTVVSDVLDFSKLEAGRLEVDPHPFQLARLARSTSDLVRPTAEERGLALRVAVDPRLPEVVQGDAKRVRQVLLNLLNNAVKFTERGHVALAVFPVADGRVRFEVLDTGIGIAPEQQERLFQEFVQADRATARRYGGTGLGLAICRRLVDLMGGAIGVESAPGRGSLFWFELPLPADESSRPPPCAPEPVRSVDSARILLAEDVKANQALAVALLTKAGHRVTVVANGLDAVQAVAATPFDLVLMDVRMPRLGGLEATRRIRALGGPRGAIPVVALTAEAGAREQAACLEAGMDEVLTKPLQPALLLDAIARLAGRAQAGEVPLAISPLPIVSAGTWRRLQHSVGRDELDSLVGDLVLDLPTWIGRLRGTSDPEGLGDLAHELISVLGNFGLERAAAAAARLDSAIRGGTDLRPAAEALATELEQAAGELSLWLSHSAGDPA is encoded by the coding sequence GTGCGGACAGCGACTGTCGGGACGGAACGGTCACCGCTGCGGCGGATTGCGCTGGTCACCGTGGCCTGCCTGCTGGCATTCGGTGCCGGCACCTGGGTTGCCGCCCGGCATGACGCCGGGCTGGACCTGATCCGCAGCGATGCCGACCGGGCCGCCACCATCGAGCGGACCATCTCCGCCATGCGTGAGGCCTTGCGCGACCTGGAAACGGGAGAGCGCGGCTATCTCGGCTCGCTCGATCCCTCCCGGCTGGAACTGGCTCGACGCGGCCATGAAACGCTCGACGCCCTGGCAGCCGACCTGGAAGCCAGCCTCGACGGCCGGCCGGGGCAGCAGGAGCAGGCGGCCGAGATCCCTGTTCTGACCGACCGGCAGGCCGCGGTGTTCGAAGCCGCGGCCGCGCTTGCCCGGGCCGGCCGGCTGACGGACGCGCTGGCCACGTTCGACGGGGAGGGTGACCGATCCTCGATCCACGCCATCCATGGCCGGCTGGACAGCCTGCTGGCGGACGCGCACGAGCACCTGCGCAACCGCCAGACGGAGGCGGTGACCTATGCGGAACTGCTGGTGGACTGGCTGTCGGCCGGGGTCGCCCTCTCCGGCCTGGGCTTCGCCGTCGCTGTCGCCGTGCTCCTGACGGCCAGACGGCAGGGCCGCGAGCTGGCCGCCGCGCAGCGCCGTGCCGCGGAGGCGGAGGAGCGGCTGCGTGCGGCCCTTGACGCCATGCCGGACGGCTTCGTCGTCTATGACGCCGAGGACCGGCTGGTGACCTGGAACGACCGCTTCCTGGAGCGCTATCCCAGCCTGCGCGGCGTGCCGGCGCTCAAGGGTATGCGGTTCGAGGATCTGCTGCGCATCTTCATCGCCAACCGGGAGATCGGAGACCCGGAGGCCTATGACGACACGGAGCGCTGGATCGCGGAGCGGCTCGCCTGGCGCCGGTCGGCCGACGGCCGGGCCTTCGAACGCCTGACGGCGCATGGACACTGGCTGCGGGTCAGCGAACACCCGATCTCCACCGGCGGCGTGCTGAGCCTCGCCACCGACATCACCGCGCAGAAGATGCGCGAGGAGGAGCTGCGCCGCGCCCTGGAGGATGTGGACGAGGCGCGCCGAGAGGCCGAACTGCAGGCGGCCGAGATGGTCGCCCTGGCCGAGGAACTGGCCGCGGCGCGCACCCGCGCGGATGAGGCCCGCGCGGAATCCGAAGCGGCCAACCGGGCCAAGTCCGATTTCGTGGCGGTGATGAGCCATGAGGTGAGGACGCCGCTGAACGCGCTGCTGGGCTTTGCCGACCTTCTGCTGCAGACCCCGTTGACGGCGGAACAGCGCGAATGGGTGACGCTCCAGCGCGAAGCGGGGGAGGCCCTGCTGACCGTCGTTTCCGACGTGCTGGATTTCTCCAAGCTGGAGGCCGGCCGGCTGGAGGTGGACCCGCATCCGTTCCAGCTCGCCCGGCTGGCCCGCAGCACTTCCGATCTCGTCCGCCCCACCGCGGAGGAGCGCGGCCTCGCGCTCCGCGTCGCGGTCGATCCGCGCCTGCCCGAGGTGGTGCAGGGCGATGCCAAGCGGGTGCGGCAGGTGCTGCTGAACCTGCTGAACAATGCGGTGAAGTTCACCGAGCGGGGGCATGTCGCGCTGGCCGTCTTCCCCGTGGCGGACGGGCGCGTGCGTTTCGAGGTGCTGGACACCGGCATCGGCATCGCGCCCGAGCAGCAGGAGCGGCTGTTCCAGGAGTTCGTGCAGGCCGACCGGGCCACGGCCCGGCGCTATGGCGGCACGGGTCTGGGGCTGGCGATCTGCCGCCGGCTGGTGGACCTGATGGGGGGCGCCATCGGGGTGGAGAGCGCGCCCGGCCGCGGCTCACTGTTCTGGTTCGAGCTGCCCCTGCCGGCCGACGAGTCCAGCCGGCCGCCGCCCTGTGCGCCGGAGCCCGTCCGGTCGGTGGACAGCGCCCGTATCCTGCTGGCGGAGGATGTGAAGGCCAACCAGGCTCTGGCGGTGGCCCTGCTGACCAAGGCCGGCCACCGCGTCACGGTCGTCGCCAACGGGCTGGACGCCGTGCAGGCGGTGGCGGCCACGCCGTTCGATCTGGTGCTGATGGATGTCCGCATGCCGCGGCTGGGCGGGCTGGAGGCGACGCGGCGCATCCGTGCGCTGGGCGGCCCCCGCGGCGCCATCCCTGTTGTCGCCCTGACGGCCGAGGCCGGCGCGCGCGAACAGGCCGCCTGTCTGGAGGCCGGCATGGACGAGGTGCTGACCAAGCCGTTGCAGCCGGCCCTGCTGCTGGACGCCATCGCCCGGCTGGCCGGGCGTGCACAGGCGGGCGAGGTTCCCCTTGCCATCAGCCCGCTGCCCATCGTCAGCGCCGGCACCTGGCGGCGCTTGCAGCACTCCGTCGGCCGGGACGAGCTGGACAGCCTGGTCGGCGATCTGGTGCTGGACCTGCCGACCTGGATCGGGCGCCTGCGCGGCACCAGCGATCCGGAGGGGCTGGGCGATCTGGCGCACGAACTGATCTCGGTACTGGGAAATTTCGGTCTGGAGCGGGCCGCCGCCGCTGCCGCCCGTCTGGACAGTGCGATCCGCGGCGGAACCGACCTGCGTCCCGCGGCCGAGGCCCTGGCGACGGAACTGGAGCAGGCGGCGGGGGAACTGTCGCTCTGGCTCTCCCACAGCGCGGGCGATCCCGCCTGA
- a CDS encoding LysR family transcriptional regulator encodes MDWDKLRVFHAVAEAGSFTHAGETLNLSQSAVSRQISALEESLHVPLFHRHARGLILTEQGELLYRTAREVFAKLSMTEAMLSESKEHPKGPLKVTTTMAFGSTWLTPRVREFLSLYPDVQLSLLLDDTELDLSMREADIAIRMSAPRQPDLIQRHLMTVRVHIYAHRAYAEKRGLPQSLDELDHHDIIAYPGETRAPVSNINWLLHVGDPPGGERQTVLRVNSLYAMYRAVESGLGIASLPDYVVDGNPDIVRVLPDVSGPRIDAYFVYAEELRHSKRIAVFRDFLVRKVQETFPASHAVGA; translated from the coding sequence ATGGACTGGGACAAGCTTCGCGTCTTTCACGCCGTCGCCGAGGCCGGCAGCTTCACGCATGCGGGCGAGACTCTCAACCTCAGTCAGTCGGCTGTCAGCCGCCAGATCAGCGCGCTGGAGGAAAGCCTCCATGTGCCGCTGTTCCACCGGCACGCCCGCGGCCTGATCCTGACCGAGCAGGGCGAGCTGCTGTACCGCACGGCGCGGGAGGTGTTCGCCAAGCTCTCGATGACCGAGGCGATGCTGTCGGAGAGCAAGGAGCATCCGAAGGGCCCCCTCAAGGTCACGACGACGATGGCCTTCGGCTCGACGTGGCTGACGCCGCGGGTGCGCGAGTTCCTGAGCCTGTACCCGGACGTCCAGCTCAGCCTGCTGCTGGACGACACGGAACTGGATCTGTCCATGCGTGAGGCGGACATCGCCATCCGCATGTCCGCGCCGCGCCAGCCCGACCTGATCCAGCGCCACCTGATGACGGTGCGGGTCCACATCTACGCCCACCGCGCCTATGCGGAGAAGCGGGGCCTGCCGCAGTCGCTGGACGAGCTGGACCACCACGACATCATCGCCTACCCGGGCGAGACGCGGGCGCCCGTGTCGAACATCAACTGGCTGCTGCATGTCGGCGACCCGCCGGGCGGCGAGCGCCAGACCGTGCTGCGCGTGAACAGTCTCTACGCCATGTACCGGGCGGTGGAGAGCGGACTGGGCATCGCATCGCTGCCCGACTACGTGGTGGACGGCAATCCCGACATCGTGCGCGTGCTGCCCGATGTCAGCGGGCCGCGGATCGACGCCTACTTCGTCTATGCCGAGGAGCTGCGCCATTCCAAGCGGATCGCGGTGTTCCGCGATTTCCTGGTGCGGAAGGTGCAGGAAACCTTCCCGGCGAGCCATGCGGTTGGCGCATGA
- the trxB gene encoding thioredoxin-disulfide reductase, whose protein sequence is MATHRTKVLIIGAGPAGYTAAIYTARANLEPLLVQGMQPGGQLTITTDVENYPGFEHAVQGPWLMEQMQKQAEHVGTRMIGDLIVDVDFSRRPFVCKGDSGDEYVADAVIIATGAQARWLGVAGEQHYQGAGVSACATCDGFFFRGRPVAVIGGGNSAMEEALYLTHHASKVTLVHRRDSFRGERILQDRVLKNPKIEVVWNHVVDEILGEGGESFENPKRVTGVRLKHAQTGETREIALEGVFVAIGHDPATRVFRGKVAMDDEGYILTAPDSTRTDVPGVFAAGDVKDKVFRQAVTAAGMGCMAALEAEKWLATLEGSPADAAAEASRPDMIGAWE, encoded by the coding sequence ATGGCCACCCACCGCACCAAGGTCCTGATCATCGGCGCCGGCCCGGCTGGCTATACCGCCGCCATCTACACGGCGCGCGCCAACCTGGAACCGCTTCTGGTGCAGGGCATGCAGCCGGGCGGGCAGCTCACCATCACCACGGACGTGGAGAACTATCCGGGCTTCGAGCACGCGGTTCAGGGGCCGTGGCTGATGGAACAGATGCAGAAGCAGGCCGAGCATGTCGGCACGCGGATGATCGGCGACCTGATCGTGGACGTGGACTTCAGCCGCCGGCCCTTCGTCTGCAAGGGTGACAGCGGCGACGAATATGTGGCCGACGCCGTCATCATCGCCACCGGCGCCCAGGCGCGCTGGCTGGGCGTGGCGGGCGAGCAGCACTACCAGGGCGCCGGTGTGTCGGCCTGCGCCACCTGCGACGGCTTCTTCTTCCGCGGCCGCCCCGTGGCCGTGATCGGCGGCGGCAACTCCGCCATGGAGGAGGCGCTGTACCTGACCCACCATGCCTCCAAGGTGACGCTGGTCCACCGCCGCGACAGCTTCCGCGGCGAGCGGATCCTGCAGGACCGGGTGCTGAAGAACCCGAAGATCGAGGTCGTCTGGAACCATGTGGTGGACGAGATCCTGGGCGAGGGCGGCGAGAGCTTCGAGAATCCCAAGCGCGTCACCGGCGTGCGGCTGAAGCACGCGCAGACCGGAGAGACCCGGGAGATCGCCCTGGAGGGTGTCTTCGTCGCCATCGGCCACGACCCCGCCACCCGGGTGTTCCGCGGCAAGGTCGCCATGGACGACGAAGGTTATATCCTGACGGCGCCGGACAGCACCCGCACGGACGTGCCCGGCGTGTTCGCCGCCGGCGACGTGAAGGACAAGGTGTTCCGTCAGGCCGTGACCGCCGCCGGCATGGGCTGCATGGCGGCACTGGAGGCCGAGAAGTGGCTGGCGACGCTGGAGGGCTCCCCCGCCGACGCGGCGGCCGAGGCGTCCCGTCCCGACATGATCGGCGCCTGGGAGTGA
- a CDS encoding protein-disulfide reductase DsbD family protein, which produces MPRLALLLPFVLLLALAVGLPTPAAANPVRTDHVEADLRAELPAAVPGEPLWLAVTQRIRPGWHTYWKNPGDSGIATEVTWTLPPGWQAGPLVWPAPERFPVGPLVNFGYKDEVHLLTRVDVPADAAPGGTVTIVAQADWLVCEDICIPESARLELTLPVAAGPVAPTPERAALFAQARRSLPVPSPFPATFLAGETAHQLVLSTGDLAGAELADAFFFPEHWSVTPAAAPQELRLDADGVRLVLPRSGALPAESVKGVLLLTERLEGREIRQALEIDAPIEAVPASGSPAPGRAAADTAALGVGLALLLALAGGAILNLMPCVFPVLSIKVLALVSHAPGRAPVHGAAYAAGVLATFAAVAGLLLALRAGGAQIGWGFQLQDPLVVAVLAYVMFLLGLWLSGVYELGGGAQGLGQGLAARGGYAGSFFTGVLATVVATPCTAPFMGTAVGFALLQPWPLALSVFLALGLGMALPFLLLTLSPALLRRMPRPGLWMERLKQALAFPLYATAVWLVWVLSIQAGPDAVAWVLGGMVLVAFAAWLYGVTRSSGTGWRLGASVFGVLALAGAVAMARVPALAGPAVPPPPSGTAAAAGDSVPFDEAALAALRAEGRPVFVNFTAAWCITCLVNERTSLSADAVKQAMAAKGVAYLKGDWTNRDAGIARVLEGFGRSGVPLYLLYRPGEAEPEVLPQILTPGLVLEALEALPDRAP; this is translated from the coding sequence ATGCCGCGTCTTGCCCTGCTGCTGCCGTTCGTCCTTCTGCTGGCCCTGGCCGTCGGGCTCCCGACTCCGGCGGCGGCGAATCCGGTCCGCACCGACCATGTGGAGGCCGACCTGCGCGCCGAGCTGCCGGCCGCCGTGCCGGGCGAGCCGCTCTGGCTGGCGGTCACGCAGCGCATCCGGCCGGGCTGGCACACCTACTGGAAGAACCCCGGCGACTCCGGCATCGCCACCGAGGTGACATGGACCCTGCCGCCGGGCTGGCAGGCCGGCCCCCTGGTCTGGCCGGCGCCGGAGCGTTTCCCGGTCGGGCCGCTGGTGAATTTCGGCTACAAGGACGAGGTGCATCTGCTGACGCGGGTGGATGTGCCGGCCGACGCCGCCCCCGGCGGCACGGTGACCATCGTCGCCCAGGCGGACTGGCTGGTCTGCGAAGACATATGTATTCCCGAGTCGGCCCGGCTGGAGCTGACCCTGCCGGTAGCCGCCGGTCCCGTCGCGCCGACGCCGGAGCGGGCGGCCCTGTTCGCGCAGGCGCGGCGGTCGCTGCCGGTGCCCAGCCCGTTTCCGGCGACCTTCCTGGCCGGGGAGACGGCGCACCAGCTCGTTCTCTCCACCGGCGACCTTGCCGGGGCGGAGCTGGCGGACGCCTTCTTCTTCCCCGAGCACTGGTCCGTCACCCCCGCCGCGGCGCCGCAGGAGCTGCGGCTGGACGCGGACGGGGTGCGCCTCGTGCTGCCCCGGTCCGGGGCGCTGCCCGCAGAATCGGTGAAGGGCGTGCTGCTGCTGACCGAGCGGCTGGAGGGGCGGGAGATCCGGCAGGCGCTGGAGATCGACGCCCCGATCGAAGCGGTGCCCGCGAGCGGCTCCCCGGCTCCCGGCCGGGCCGCCGCCGACACCGCCGCGCTCGGCGTCGGGCTGGCGCTGCTGCTGGCGCTGGCCGGCGGCGCCATCCTGAACCTGATGCCCTGTGTCTTCCCGGTCCTGTCCATCAAGGTGCTGGCGCTGGTCAGCCACGCGCCGGGCCGGGCGCCCGTCCACGGCGCCGCCTATGCCGCCGGGGTGCTGGCCACCTTCGCCGCCGTGGCCGGGCTGCTGCTGGCCCTGCGCGCCGGCGGGGCGCAGATCGGCTGGGGCTTCCAGTTGCAGGACCCGCTGGTCGTGGCCGTGCTGGCCTATGTGATGTTCCTGCTCGGCCTCTGGCTCTCCGGCGTCTACGAACTGGGCGGCGGCGCGCAGGGGCTGGGGCAGGGGCTGGCGGCCCGCGGCGGCTATGCCGGCAGCTTCTTCACCGGCGTGCTGGCGACGGTGGTGGCGACGCCCTGCACCGCCCCATTCATGGGCACGGCCGTCGGGTTCGCGCTGTTGCAGCCCTGGCCGCTGGCGCTTTCCGTCTTCCTGGCGCTGGGGCTGGGCATGGCGCTGCCCTTCCTGCTGCTGACGCTCAGCCCGGCACTGCTGCGCCGGATGCCGCGACCGGGCCTCTGGATGGAGCGGTTGAAGCAGGCGCTGGCCTTTCCGCTCTACGCCACCGCCGTCTGGCTGGTCTGGGTGCTGTCGATCCAGGCCGGTCCCGATGCCGTCGCCTGGGTCCTGGGCGGCATGGTCCTGGTGGCCTTCGCCGCCTGGCTCTATGGCGTGACCCGGAGCAGCGGCACCGGCTGGCGCCTGGGCGCCTCGGTGTTCGGCGTGCTGGCGCTCGCCGGGGCCGTGGCGATGGCGCGGGTGCCGGCCCTGGCCGGCCCCGCCGTGCCGCCGCCTCCGTCCGGGACGGCCGCCGCCGCCGGCGACTCCGTTCCCTTCGACGAAGCGGCGCTGGCGGCGCTGCGGGCGGAAGGACGGCCGGTCTTCGTGAACTTCACGGCGGCCTGGTGCATCACCTGCCTGGTGAACGAGCGCACCTCGCTGTCCGCCGACGCGGTGAAGCAGGCCATGGCGGCCAAGGGCGTGGCCTACCTGAAGGGCGACTGGACCAACCGCGACGCCGGCATCGCCCGCGTGCTGGAGGGGTTCGGGCGCAGCGGCGTGCCGCTCTACCTGCTCTACCGCCCGGGCGAGGCGGAGCCGGAGGTGCTGCCGCAGATCCTCACCCCCGGTCTGGTCCTGGAGGCGCTGGAGGCGCTGCCCGACCGCGCCCCCTGA
- a CDS encoding redoxin domain-containing protein, with translation MTSPVSRRRFLSRTALAATALAATGGGGLLSVLLPRPARAAPVLGKAAPDFSATDIAGRAVRLADLRGNTVVLEWTNHLCPFVMKHYGGGNMQALQRDYTGKGVVWITVVSSAEGQQGHVTPAEAQRIVDEAKAAPTHKILDPKGTIGRAYAAKTTPHMFVIDPAGVLVYDGAIDDRPTARLEDLDGATSYVRAALDATLAGRPVAVPASQPYGCTIKYAKDAV, from the coding sequence ATGACGTCCCCCGTTTCCCGCCGCCGTTTCCTTTCCCGCACCGCCCTGGCCGCCACTGCCCTGGCCGCCACCGGCGGCGGCGGCCTGCTTTCCGTGCTGCTGCCGCGGCCGGCCCGGGCGGCCCCCGTCCTCGGCAAGGCGGCTCCCGACTTCAGCGCCACCGACATCGCGGGGCGGGCCGTCCGCCTCGCCGACCTGCGCGGCAACACCGTCGTCCTGGAGTGGACCAACCATCTCTGTCCCTTCGTCATGAAGCACTATGGCGGCGGCAACATGCAGGCGCTGCAACGCGACTACACGGGCAAGGGGGTGGTCTGGATCACCGTCGTCAGCTCCGCCGAGGGCCAGCAGGGCCATGTCACGCCGGCGGAGGCGCAGCGGATCGTGGATGAGGCGAAGGCCGCGCCGACGCACAAGATCCTTGATCCCAAGGGCACGATCGGCCGTGCCTACGCTGCCAAGACCACGCCGCACATGTTCGTGATCGATCCCGCGGGCGTGCTGGTCTACGACGGCGCCATCGACGATCGCCCGACGGCAAGGCTGGAGGATCTGGACGGCGCCACCAGCTACGTCCGCGCGGCGCTGGATGCCACCCTGGCCGGCCGACCCGTAGCGGTTCCCGCCAGCCAGCCCTACGGCTGCACGATCAAGTACGCCAAGGACGCGGTCTGA
- a CDS encoding M16 family metallopeptidase gives MQRPLRLFLSTLAVGTILAAGWSPPAALAKSKDGPGTATAAPVSLPFEKFTLGNGLRVIVHTDRKAPVVAVGIWYHVGSKDERPGRTGFAHLFEHLMFQGTENYKGEWFQPFEEVGATDQNGTTWFDRTNYFQTVPTTALEMTLWLESDRMGHFIDSVDQAKLDEQREVVKNEKRQGDNQPYGRTEYLTLAGLFPAGHPYSWSTIGSMEDLEAASLADVKDWFRTWYGPDNAVLVLAGDIDAATARPLVEKYFGDIAAGPPLPRRAAAVPDRTTNTRDVLEDRVPQPMMDRNWAVPGRNERDAALLMLASRVLGGGKTSRLFKTLVYDRQVATTASASMMPLQLASIFSVTAMPRPGQSPAAVEAEVDKVVAEFLAKGPTEEELRNARTSLRARFVRGLEKVGGFAGKATTLAEGELYHGDPAFYATWLDWIETATPADVTAAANRWLSKGWHQVDVVPVPAYTTVAAGADRSALPKVESTPALTFPALETGTLANGIPVTLARRQGVPTVEVALQFDAGYAADSAERPGVASFALDMMDEGTTSRSALRIADEMEGLGAQISGTSTVDTSVLRLSALSDRLGPSMQLFADVVRNPAFAPQEMERLRPRRLAAIQQEKAEPRLLALRVLPPALYGADHAYGKPFTGSGTEASVKAITVDDLKAFHAAWFRPDNVRIFAAGDVTLPALVEALNKAFGDWKPGKAARPAKQIAEVKRQGTRVALIDRPDSPQTMIMAGRLAPSSTVENDTAIEMANDVFGGMFTSRVNMNLREAKGWSYGAFSFLSDARGQRPWIIMAPVQSDRTAEALSEIRRELTDYAGSRPADAAETARATRSAVRSLPGRFETNGAVLSQMLADARFDRPADHIEQYQKSIAALGAKDLQAATRDFVSGDDLLWVVIGDRRKIEQGVRALNLGPVEIWDADGVRLE, from the coding sequence GTGCAGCGTCCGCTCCGCCTGTTCCTGTCAACCCTGGCCGTCGGCACCATCCTGGCCGCCGGCTGGTCGCCGCCCGCAGCCCTGGCGAAGTCGAAGGACGGACCCGGGACCGCGACGGCGGCCCCGGTCTCGCTGCCGTTCGAGAAGTTCACCCTGGGCAACGGGCTTCGGGTCATCGTCCACACCGACCGCAAGGCGCCGGTGGTCGCGGTCGGCATCTGGTACCATGTCGGCTCCAAGGACGAGCGGCCGGGCCGCACGGGCTTCGCGCACCTGTTCGAGCACCTGATGTTCCAGGGCACGGAGAACTACAAGGGCGAGTGGTTCCAGCCCTTCGAGGAGGTCGGCGCCACCGACCAGAACGGCACCACCTGGTTCGACCGCACCAACTATTTCCAGACCGTGCCGACGACGGCGCTGGAGATGACGCTCTGGCTCGAATCCGACCGCATGGGCCACTTCATCGACTCCGTGGACCAGGCCAAGCTGGACGAGCAGCGGGAGGTGGTGAAGAACGAGAAGCGCCAGGGCGACAACCAGCCCTACGGCCGGACGGAGTATCTGACCCTGGCCGGGCTGTTTCCCGCCGGGCACCCGTACAGCTGGTCCACCATCGGGTCCATGGAGGATCTGGAAGCCGCCTCGCTGGCGGACGTGAAGGACTGGTTCCGCACCTGGTACGGCCCGGACAACGCCGTCCTGGTCCTGGCCGGCGATATCGACGCCGCCACGGCCCGGCCGCTGGTGGAGAAGTACTTCGGCGACATCGCGGCCGGACCGCCGCTGCCGCGGCGCGCGGCGGCCGTTCCCGACCGCACGACCAACACCCGCGACGTGCTGGAAGACCGCGTGCCGCAGCCCATGATGGACCGCAACTGGGCGGTGCCGGGCCGTAATGAGCGCGATGCCGCGTTGCTGATGCTGGCCTCGCGCGTGCTGGGCGGGGGCAAGACATCGCGCCTGTTCAAGACCCTGGTCTACGACCGGCAGGTGGCGACGACCGCCTCCGCCTCGATGATGCCGCTCCAGCTCGCCTCCATCTTCTCCGTCACGGCGATGCCGCGGCCGGGCCAGTCGCCCGCGGCGGTCGAGGCGGAGGTGGACAAGGTGGTCGCGGAGTTCCTCGCCAAGGGACCGACCGAGGAGGAACTGCGCAACGCCCGGACCAGCCTGCGCGCCCGCTTCGTCCGCGGGCTGGAGAAGGTGGGCGGCTTCGCCGGCAAGGCCACCACGCTGGCGGAAGGGGAGCTGTACCACGGCGATCCCGCCTTCTACGCCACCTGGCTGGACTGGATCGAGACGGCCACCCCGGCGGACGTGACCGCCGCGGCGAATCGCTGGCTGTCCAAGGGCTGGCATCAGGTGGACGTGGTGCCGGTGCCGGCCTACACGACCGTCGCCGCGGGAGCCGACCGCTCGGCCCTTCCCAAGGTGGAGAGCACGCCGGCGCTCACCTTCCCGGCGCTGGAGACGGGCACGCTCGCCAACGGCATTCCGGTCACGCTGGCCCGCCGCCAGGGCGTTCCCACGGTGGAGGTGGCCTTGCAGTTCGATGCCGGCTACGCCGCCGACAGTGCTGAAAGGCCCGGCGTTGCCAGCTTTGCCCTGGACATGATGGACGAGGGCACGACCAGCCGGTCGGCGCTGAGGATCGCGGACGAGATGGAGGGGCTGGGCGCGCAGATCTCCGGCACCTCCACGGTCGATACCTCGGTGCTGCGGCTGTCGGCGCTGTCCGACAGGCTGGGACCGTCGATGCAGCTCTTCGCGGACGTCGTGCGCAATCCCGCCTTCGCTCCGCAGGAGATGGAGCGGCTGCGGCCGCGCCGGCTGGCCGCGATCCAGCAGGAGAAGGCCGAGCCGCGGCTGCTGGCCCTGCGCGTGCTGCCGCCGGCGCTCTACGGGGCGGACCATGCCTACGGCAAGCCCTTCACCGGCAGCGGCACGGAAGCGTCCGTGAAGGCGATCACGGTGGACGACCTGAAGGCGTTCCATGCCGCCTGGTTCCGGCCGGACAATGTCCGCATCTTTGCCGCCGGCGACGTCACCCTGCCGGCGCTGGTGGAAGCCCTCAACAAGGCGTTCGGCGACTGGAAGCCCGGCAAGGCCGCCCGGCCGGCGAAGCAGATCGCGGAGGTGAAGCGGCAGGGCACCCGCGTCGCCCTGATCGACCGCCCGGATTCACCGCAGACCATGATCATGGCCGGCCGCCTCGCCCCGTCCAGCACGGTCGAGAACGATACCGCCATCGAAATGGCGAACGATGTCTTCGGCGGCATGTTCACCTCCCGCGTGAACATGAACCTGCGCGAGGCCAAGGGCTGGTCCTACGGCGCCTTCAGCTTCCTCAGCGATGCCCGCGGACAGCGGCCCTGGATCATCATGGCGCCGGTGCAGAGCGACCGGACGGCCGAGGCGCTCTCGGAGATCCGCCGGGAACTGACCGACTATGCCGGCAGTCGCCCGGCCGACGCGGCGGAGACGGCGCGGGCCACCCGCTCGGCCGTGCGCTCGCTGCCCGGACGGTTCGAGACCAACGGCGCCGTGCTCAGCCAGATGCTAGCCGACGCCCGGTTCGACCGGCCGGCCGACCATATCGAGCAATACCAGAAGTCCATCGCCGCCCTCGGCGCGAAGGACCTCCAGGCGGCGACCCGCGACTTCGTCTCGGGGGACGACCTGCTCTGGGTCGTCATCGGCGACCGCCGGAAGATCGAGCAGGGCGTGCGCGCGCTGAACCTCGGTCCCGTGGAGATCTGGGACGCCGACGGCGTCAGGCTTGAATAG